The following nucleotide sequence is from Bacteroidota bacterium.
TTGATACTAAATAGGAGAAAGGAGAGAGGAGAGAGGAGTAAGGAGTTCAAATTTCTTGCGAAATTTTTGTTGAAGTCCGTTAGTGAGACCCTCGCTAAGAGCGAGAGCCTCACTTTTTTTCCCGAAACTTTGTTTTTCCACCGTTTGTTTTCCTGATACATGATATCCGCTACCTGATACACCCTTGAGTCCTATGTCAATTTCCACTGTCCTATGTCAAGTCCTATGTCATGTGTCCTATATCCTATTTCCTACTTCCTATTCCCCCCCTGCGCCAGCACTTTTTTGTAATACGCTTCATACTGAGGAAGTATATTTTCCAGCGAAAACTTATTCGCCTGCATTATTGCATTTTTTTTGAATTGTTTAAGTGTTTCTTCATCCTTTAAAATAAGCATTGCGTTTTTTGCCATATCTTCCACATCGCCAACATTACTTAAATAACCGGTAACACCTTGAATATTAATTTCCGGAATACCGCCGGTGTTTGTGGAGATAACCGGCACTTCGCAAGCCATTGCTTCCAATGCTGCTAAACCGAAACTTTCTGTTTCTGAAGGGAGAATAAAGAGATCTGCAATTGCCAATAACTCTTCTACAGCTTCTTGTTTGCCAAGAAAATAAACATCATCCTCCATACAAACCTGGCGTGTTAATTTTTCTACGTTTTGTCTTTCGGGCCCGTCGCCAATCAATAATAATTTTGCAGGAATTTGTTCTTTAATTCTGCAAAAAACCTGTACAACATCTTCAACTCTTTTTACTTTTCTGAAATTGGAAGTGTGTACAATTATTTTCTCTCCGTTTTTTGCAATTACCTGTCGGAAATGTTCTTTGTCGAGTTTTTTAAATCTGCTGAAATCTATAAAATTGGGAATTACTTCAATATCTTTTACAATATCAAAATTTGTATAAGTATCATCTTTCAAACTTTGAGATACTGAGGTAATACCATCACTTTGGTTAATAGAAAATGTAACAACCGGAATAAATGTTTCATCCTTGCCCACTAAAGTAATATCAGTTCCATGTAAAGTTGTGATGAATGGAAGATGATAATTTTTTTCCTTCAGAATTTGTTTTGCGATATAAGCAGCACTTGCATGCGGAATGGCATAATGCACGTGAAGCAGGTCCAATTTCTCAAAAAGAGCCACATCCACTATTTTGCTGGCAAGTGCAGTTTCATATGGCGGATATTCAAAAAGGGGATAATTGCTGAAGTTCACTTCATGAAAAAAAATGTTCTCGTGGAAAGAATCCAGGCGAAAAGGTTGTTTATAGGTGATAAAATGCACTTTGTAGCCCTTATCTGCCAAGGCTTTCCCAAGTTCTGTGGCTACAACCCCGCTTCCTCCGTAGGTTGGGTAACAAACTATTCCAATTTTCATCATGTGAAGGTAATGGGTTTAATAATGGTATAGCGATGAAATTTGTTCCATAAAAAGTTCAAAATTTAGGAATTAACAAATTAATGTGTGAATTGTTTATTTTCTGTTCAGACGAATACGTTTCCATAAAATTTTAATCCCGTGCAGCATAAAAAATTGAACTATCAGATTAATAAAGTAAATACCAAAAAAGAAAATTGTTCCTTTATTACTGGAACTATAGCGGATCTCATGGCCAGCCAAACTAAATATATGTTCGATAAATGATAAAGGGAAAAATAAAACAAAGCTAAATATTTCCATTAAAGAAAACAGCCATTTTGCATGTTCACTATAGTCGCCTTCTTCGTTGTAGGTTAATAGCACAATCAAATAAATACCGAAGAATTCGATGATGCCTGCGATTAAAATAAAGAGTAATAAATTTTTTAGGGGTTTATTCATCTTGATTGAAAAATACAGTTTTCCTCTTAACATTGCTTTTCATTGAGGTTCATGAATTAGGCCACGAAGGCACGAAGACACAAAGGTTTCACAAAGAAAAACTTAGTGAATGCTTAGTGTCTTTGTGTCTTCGTGGCAAAAATACATTTTTGATAGAGCCACTAATCAATTCCTGTTTTAAGTTTAAATCCATCGCGAATTAATTCATAACCAAATGTAATAACCAGAAATTGTATAAAACAATTAATTACAAATAAAATTATCGTGAAAATAAAACCAACATCTACAGGATTTACAAATACAAATATGGGAAATCCCACAGTATATTTTAATAAAGGAATTGGAAAAATATAACATACAAAGGCAAGGAAAAAAACATAACCCCAAAATAATATTGTGCGGTTTATTTTCATTTTTAATCACTTGCTGCACCACCAACAACATTCTTACTCAAAAAACTTTCATAGATCACATCCATGATCTTATTTCTGGTGCCTTCTGAACTCAATTTATTGGGATCAGCAGTTGGTTGTACGCGGTTTGAAAGAAAAATATATAAAAGATCGTATTTAGGGTCGGCCCAAACACAAATTCCGGTAAATCCTTGATGCCCAAAAGTTTGGGCGGAAGCATACTGGCTGCAAGGAGAGGTATTAATAAGATCCGGTTTATCGAAACCCATTCCGCGGCGAGAGATGCTGCTTTGTTTTTTTGTCCAGGCGTTAATTGTTTGTTCGGGTAAATATTGTTGACCTCCATAATTTCCTCCATTTAACAACATCTGATACAAAATTGCGAGGTCTTCGGCATTGGAAAATAATCCGGCGTGGCCTTCCACTCCGCCCATCATTGCAGCACCCATATCGTGTACATAACCTTGTACAGTTTGGTAACGAAAATAATTATCATTTTCTGTTGGAACTATTTGCGATTTATCAAAATTATTTAATGGATTAAAACAGGTTGTCTGCATTCCGAGAGGAGCATAAAACATAGAATTAACAAATTTATCCAAAGGCACTCCCGCAATTTTTTCCGCTATACGTTTTGAAATATATAATCCGAGATCACTGTATACATAATTATTTTTTTCCTTTAAGGGTTTGTTCTGAATTAAACTCCAAACGGTATCCTTATAATCATCGCGCATATATAATCCATCAGCAACCAAAGTTGTGAAACCTTTTATTTTCGACTGGTTGTAATAGGCGGGATCAATTGTTCCATCCTCCTTTAATGTTTTTTTGTAAAAGGGGATCCATGCAACCAAACCTGATTGATGTGTGAGAATATCACTCAATTTTAAATTCGCAATTTCTGTACCCTTGGTTTCCGGTAAATAATCGACAACTGTTTTAGAAAGATCGAGCAAACTATCACTGTATAATTTCATCAACATAGAAACAGTTGCCGTTGTTTTTGTAACGGAAGCAAGATCGTAAATACTGCTGAGTTCAACAGGAGTTTTTTTATCGTATTTATAATATCCGTATGCTTTATCCCAAATTACTTTTCCATTTTTTGCAACCAATACCTGGCAACCCGGGGCAGCCTGTACTGCAATACAAGCCTTTGCAATGGAATCAATTTTATTTAAATAATAAACATCCATTCCCACCTCCTGCGGTATGGTGTATTTTAATCTGTTTAAAGAACCTGTTTGCACGCCATCGTTCGCTAAAAATATTCCGGAACCTACAGGCAATTTTCCATCGAATGGAATTGCCCCGAACATCGCCATGGCAGTTGCTTGTTGGGTATACGCATCATCGTCATATGCAACAATATGATATTGTGCTGTTTCAAATTTTTCAAGAGAATAGGGAGTTCCGAAAACTACTGTTGCAGTTTTAGTAACAAGAGAAAGTTTCCATATCAGATTTTCTGTATTTGCAGTAATTCCATATTCACTTGTTCGTGCACGTTTCATATCATGCACTCCAACAACTACCACTTCATAGTTTTTTAGTTTTTCATACATCTGAATAAAAGTGGCAGGATCTGCATCTTTACTGATCTGATAATTATCAATTTTGATATATTTTCCGAGGTATTCCTGAAAGGTGGATTTTTTTCCATTTCCTACACTTAAGGAAGCGATGAAAATAGTGTCAATTTTTTTAAATGGAATTAGACTATCGATTCCGTTTGCAAGTGTTATACTGTTTTCTGTGATTTTTCTTTTTATTAATGTTGCTTTATCGGAATTAAGATCGAATGTTACATTTTGTAATTTTACAGGCTTATATTTATTTAATCCAACGAATGCTTTCGCCTTTAAAATTCTACGCACACTTTCATCCAGCCTTTCCTCTGTAATTGTTCCAATTTCTATTGCCTTTTTTATAGATTCATAAGCAA
It contains:
- the bshA gene encoding N-acetyl-alpha-D-glucosaminyl L-malate synthase BshA, producing the protein MKIGIVCYPTYGGSGVVATELGKALADKGYKVHFITYKQPFRLDSFHENIFFHEVNFSNYPLFEYPPYETALASKIVDVALFEKLDLLHVHYAIPHASAAYIAKQILKEKNYHLPFITTLHGTDITLVGKDETFIPVVTFSINQSDGITSVSQSLKDDTYTNFDIVKDIEVIPNFIDFSRFKKLDKEHFRQVIAKNGEKIIVHTSNFRKVKRVEDVVQVFCRIKEQIPAKLLLIGDGPERQNVEKLTRQVCMEDDVYFLGKQEAVEELLAIADLFILPSETESFGLAALEAMACEVPVISTNTGGIPEINIQGVTGYLSNVGDVEDMAKNAMLILKDEETLKQFKKNAIMQANKFSLENILPQYEAYYKKVLAQGGNRK
- a CDS encoding serine hydrolase, with protein sequence MYPRFLFIFLFTVGFASASFRVQSPEIDTDKKLAYYDQNYPWVDSLMQVMTLDQKIGQLFMVAAYSNKDAAHVKEIETLIKKYQIGGLIFMQGGPMRQVKLTNNYQSMSKIPLMLAMDAEWGPAMRLDSVISFQRQLTWGAMSDDSTVYEVGELIAQQLKRLGVHCNFAPVIDVNNNPQNPVIGDRSFGENKYNVALKGLMYMNAMQDNNILACGKHFPGHGDVSTDSHVTLPIINHSYAHLDTLELFPFKILMNEGLGSIMLAHLYIPSLDSVNNHASSISKKIGTDLLRDTLGFRGLVFSDALNMKGVSAYYETGELEVKAFLAGNDFLLFSENVPLAYESIKKAIEIGTITEERLDESVRRILKAKAFVGLNKYKPVKLQNVTFDLNSDKATLIKRKITENSITLANGIDSLIPFKKIDTIFIASLSVGNGKKSTFQEYLGKYIKIDNYQISKDADPATFIQMYEKLKNYEVVVVGVHDMKRARTSEYGITANTENLIWKLSLVTKTATVVFGTPYSLEKFETAQYHIVAYDDDAYTQQATAMAMFGAIPFDGKLPVGSGIFLANDGVQTGSLNRLKYTIPQEVGMDVYYLNKIDSIAKACIAVQAAPGCQVLVAKNGKVIWDKAYGYYKYDKKTPVELSSIYDLASVTKTTATVSMLMKLYSDSLLDLSKTVVDYLPETKGTEIANLKLSDILTHQSGLVAWIPFYKKTLKEDGTIDPAYYNQSKIKGFTTLVADGLYMRDDYKDTVWSLIQNKPLKEKNNYVYSDLGLYISKRIAEKIAGVPLDKFVNSMFYAPLGMQTTCFNPLNNFDKSQIVPTENDNYFRYQTVQGYVHDMGAAMMGGVEGHAGLFSNAEDLAILYQMLLNGGNYGGQQYLPEQTINAWTKKQSSISRRGMGFDKPDLINTSPCSQYASAQTFGHQGFTGICVWADPKYDLLYIFLSNRVQPTADPNKLSSEGTRNKIMDVIYESFLSKNVVGGAASD